Within Desulfobacter sp., the genomic segment ACATCTGCTGAAAGGTTTGACAAAATTGGCAAAAAAACTCTTTGGCGCCGGGCGGCGCTCCTGCCCCAGGCGGCAACGCAGGGGGATAACCTCCTTTAAAATATATCGTTTAGACCGGGATTTCCGGTCCGGCCTTGTATTGGTACGGAACCTGCTATTATCATGCGGCGAGACGGAATTTATATTTGTAAACCAAAGCGCAAGGAGATATCCATGGCAGTCAACGGCCTGAAAAATCATCCCTATATTCCCAATTCCACATTGGCAACCCAGGAGGAAATGCTCAAGGAACTTGGGCTTTCGTCCCTGGAAGACCTGCATGAAGAGGTCCCCGAAGCCCTGAAGCTGACCCGGAACCTGAACCTGCCCCCTGCAATGGGGTCCGAGTTTGAACTCAAACGCCATGTCACCGGCATCCTGTCAAAGAACAGGCATTGCGATGAGATGCTCAGTTTCCTGGGAGCGGGCTGTGCCCAGCATTATGTGCCGGCCCTCTGCGACGAGATCAATTCCCGCGGTGAGTTCCTGACGGCCTACGGCGGGGAAATGTACAACGACTTCGGCCGTTTCCAGGCCCTGTTCGAATACCAGAGCCTGGTGGCGGAACTGGTGGACATGGAGGTGGTCAATGTGCCCACCATGGACGGCTGTCAGGCGGCGGCCACGGCCATCCGCATGGCCGCCCGCATGACCGGCCGCAAAGAGGTGCTGGTGCCGGATATCATGGATCCGGACCGGCTCATGGCCGTGAAGAATTACTGCAGCCCGGACATCACCATCATCACCCTGGGCCATGATGACGGAACCGGCCAGCTGGATCTGGAAGACCTGAAGAACAAGATTTCCGATAAAGCTGCCGCCGTTTATTTTGAAAACCCTTCCTTCCTTGGTTTTCTTCAGACCCAGGGCCAGGCCATTTCCGATATCGCCCATGAAAACGGGGCGGAAGTGGTTGTGGCCGTGGACCCCATTTCCCTCGGCGTCCTGGCGCCGCCCACGGCCTACGGGGCCGACATCATCTGCGGCGACCTCCAGCCCCTGGGGGTTCACATGAACTACGGCGGCGGCCAGGCCGGGTTCATGGCCACCCGGGATGAAGAACGGTACGTCATGGAGTTTCCCTCCAGGCTCTTCGGCATCGTGCCCACCTGCACGCCCGGGGAGTACGGATTTGACGATGTGGCCTACGACCGGACCTCCTTCGGCCACCACCGGGAACACGGCAAGGAATATGTGGGCACCCAGTCGGCGCTCTGGGGTATCACCGCGGGCGTCTATCTGGCCAGCATGGGCCCCAAGGGCATGGAAGAGGTGGGCACCACCATCATGCAGAAGGTGCAGTATGCCCAGAAACTGCTCGATGAACTCCCCGGCGTAAAGGCCCCCGCCCTGGCCTCCCCGGGGTTCAAGGAGTTTGTTGTGGATTTCACCGGCACCGGCAAGACCGTGGCCGGGATCAACCAGGCCCTGCTGGAAAAAGGGATTTTCGGCGGCAAGGACCTTTCTGCCCAGTTCCCTGTCCTGGGGCAGGCAGCCCTTTACTGCGTCACTGAAATCCATGCCCAGGCGGACATTGAGCGTCTGGCCCGTACCCTTGAAGGCATCCTTGCCTAACCCGGCGAATACGAAAGGAAGATAGATATGCAGCGTATAGACAGAAGCGAAAAAGTCAGGAAAAATTTTCACCAGGCCAAATGGGACGAGCCCATAATTTTTGAACTGAGTACCCCGGGGGAACGGGGGATCAATGTACCGGCGGCCGAGCCCGAGATCCAGGCTGCCGTGGGGGTACCTGAAATTCCCGAATCCATGCGGCGTAAGACCCCGGCAGCCCTGCCGGAAATCGCCCAGCCCAGGGTGCTCCGCCACTATATGCGGCTTTCCCAGCAGACCCTGGGCGCAGATGTGAACATTGAGATCGGCCAGGGCACCTGTACGGTAAAATACAGCCCCAAGATCAACGAACAGCTGGCCCGGCTGCCCCAGGTCACCGAACTCCACCCCCTCCAGCCCGAAGAGACCGTCCAGGGGATGATGGAGATTTTCCATAAAACCGACACAATTCTGCGGGAGATTTCAGGCCTGGACCGGTTCACCTTCCAGCCCGGGGGCGGCAGCCAGGGCATCCTGACCATGGCTTCGGTGGTCTACAACTACTTTGCCGACCGTGGCGAGGCCGACCAGCGGGACGAGATCATCACCACCATCTATTCCCATCCTTCAGATGCCGCCGCCCCGGCGGTGAAGGGGTACAAGATTATCCACATCGGTCCGGACAAGGACGGGTATCCGGATTTCGAAGCCTTCAAGGCGGCTGTGGGGCCCCGGACTGCAGGATTCTTTGTGGCCAATCCCGAGGACACCGGGGTTTATAACCCCCGGGTAAAGGCGTTCACCGACCTGATCCATGAAAACGGCGGGCTCTGCGGCTACGACCAGGCCAATGCCAATGGTTTGCTGGGTGTAACCCGGGCCAGGGAAGCCGGGTTCGACCTCTGTTTTTTCAACCTCCATAAGACCTTTTCCACCCCCCACGGCTGCGGCGGGCCTGCCTGCGGCGCCACAGGGGCCGTGAAAAAACTTGAGCCCTTCCTGCCCGGCCCCTTTATCAATGAAGTGGACCATGCCGACGGCACCAAAGGGTATGAATTTGACAACAGATTTCTGGACGATCCCCGGTCCGTGGGCAAGGTCCGCTCCTGGTACGGGGTGGCCCCGGTGGTGGTCAAGGCCTATGCCTGGATCATGAGCCTGGGGGCGGAAGGCCTCTGGGAAACCGCCAAGGTCGCCGTTCTCAACAATAATTACCTGTTTAAAAAACTCATGGAGGTTCCCTGTGTGGATGCGCCCTATATTGACGGCAAGCAGCGGGTGGAGCAGGTGCGTTACACCATTGAAAAACTGACAAAGGATACCGGCATCACCTCCGGGGATATCCAGCGCAGGATGATGGACTTCGGTATGCATTACTGGACCAGCCATCATCCCTACCATATTTCCGAACCCATGACCCTGGAGCCCACGGAGACGCCGTCCAAAAAAGATCTGGACGAGTACATCGCCACCCTAAAGCATGTTTTCCAGGAAGCCTATGACACTCCCGAGATCATCAAGACAGCACCCCACCAGAGTGTCTGCCACCAGGTGGATGATTCACCTTCGGATGATCCGGATCAATGGGCCATCACCTGGCGGATGTACTTGAAAAAGGCCAAAGGAAGGGCATGATCCGTATCGGCCTGATCATTAACCCCATTGCCGGCATGGGGGGCAGGGTGGGGCTCAAGGGCACCGACGGCCTGGCAGAAAAGGCCAGGGAACTGGGTGCCCGGCCCCAGGCGGCGGCCAAGGCCGTCCGCGCCCTGGCCGCTCTGGCCCAGGCACCGGGCCTCACCCTCCTGTCCCCCCCCGGCGACATGGGGGGGAGGATGGCCGGATCCTGCGGCCTGACGGTCCAGGTGCTGGACATGGCCGGGAAAGCAGTCACCTCCGGAGCCGATACCATTAAGGCGGCAAGGATGATGGCATCCATGGATGCTGATCTCATCCTC encodes:
- the gcvPA gene encoding aminomethyl-transferring glycine dehydrogenase subunit GcvPA — encoded protein: MAVNGLKNHPYIPNSTLATQEEMLKELGLSSLEDLHEEVPEALKLTRNLNLPPAMGSEFELKRHVTGILSKNRHCDEMLSFLGAGCAQHYVPALCDEINSRGEFLTAYGGEMYNDFGRFQALFEYQSLVAELVDMEVVNVPTMDGCQAAATAIRMAARMTGRKEVLVPDIMDPDRLMAVKNYCSPDITIITLGHDDGTGQLDLEDLKNKISDKAAAVYFENPSFLGFLQTQGQAISDIAHENGAEVVVAVDPISLGVLAPPTAYGADIICGDLQPLGVHMNYGGGQAGFMATRDEERYVMEFPSRLFGIVPTCTPGEYGFDDVAYDRTSFGHHREHGKEYVGTQSALWGITAGVYLASMGPKGMEEVGTTIMQKVQYAQKLLDELPGVKAPALASPGFKEFVVDFTGTGKTVAGINQALLEKGIFGGKDLSAQFPVLGQAALYCVTEIHAQADIERLARTLEGILA
- the gcvPB gene encoding aminomethyl-transferring glycine dehydrogenase subunit GcvPB; this translates as MQRIDRSEKVRKNFHQAKWDEPIIFELSTPGERGINVPAAEPEIQAAVGVPEIPESMRRKTPAALPEIAQPRVLRHYMRLSQQTLGADVNIEIGQGTCTVKYSPKINEQLARLPQVTELHPLQPEETVQGMMEIFHKTDTILREISGLDRFTFQPGGGSQGILTMASVVYNYFADRGEADQRDEIITTIYSHPSDAAAPAVKGYKIIHIGPDKDGYPDFEAFKAAVGPRTAGFFVANPEDTGVYNPRVKAFTDLIHENGGLCGYDQANANGLLGVTRAREAGFDLCFFNLHKTFSTPHGCGGPACGATGAVKKLEPFLPGPFINEVDHADGTKGYEFDNRFLDDPRSVGKVRSWYGVAPVVVKAYAWIMSLGAEGLWETAKVAVLNNNYLFKKLMEVPCVDAPYIDGKQRVEQVRYTIEKLTKDTGITSGDIQRRMMDFGMHYWTSHHPYHISEPMTLEPTETPSKKDLDEYIATLKHVFQEAYDTPEIIKTAPHQSVCHQVDDSPSDDPDQWAITWRMYLKKAKGRA